Proteins from a single region of Kluyveromyces lactis strain NRRL Y-1140 chromosome A complete sequence:
- the ANK1 gene encoding ankyrin repeat-containing protein ANK1 (similar to uniprot|P53066 Saccharomyces cerevisiae YGL242C Hypothetical ORF) — translation MTEGASLKEQLLDASRRNNADLLNAVLETLDGDKQAIQSLINDSKDPLGNTAIHLCSKYGSWDVLDVLLDQEGVDVNQQNSIDGDTALHLCVNYSHDEPEYGTFIAENLIEVGADPRIRNKRGQTPLQLVHSDELESLVNLLQGAEIAADNKGKIINEEDAEEIDDGPEDD, via the coding sequence ATGACTGAGGGAGCATCATTAAAGGAACAATTGCTTGATGCATCTAGAAGAAATAACGCAGATTTGTTGAATGCTGTTCTTGAAACATTGGATGGTGATAAACAGGCTATCCAGTCTTTAATAAATGATTCTAAGGACCCTTTGGGAAACACAGCCATCCATTTGTGCAGTAAGTATGGATCGTGGGATGTTCTAGATGTACTATTGGATCAAGAGGGGGTTGATGTCAACCAGcaaaattcaattgatgGCGATACCGCACTACATTTATGTGTAAATTACTCTCACGATGAACCAGAATATGGTACATTTATTGCTGAAAACTTGATAGAAGTTGGTGCCGATCCAAGGATAAGAAACAAACGCGGGCAGACTCCGCTGCAACTGGTTCACAGtgatgaattggaatctTTGGTAAATCTATTGCAAGGTGCAGAAATTGCAGCGGACAACAAAGGTAAAATAAttaacgaagaagatgcaGAAGAGATCGACGATGGCCCAGAAGATGACTAG
- the RTF1 gene encoding RNA polymerase-associated protein (similar to uniprot|P53064 Saccharomyces cerevisiae YGL244W RTF1 Subunit of the RNA polymerase II-associated Paf1 complex directly or indirectly regulates DNA-binding properties of Spt15p (TATA box-binding protein) and relative activities of different TATA elements), which translates to MSDLDDDLLALAGAGTDEEEEDEFLSTSKKHASKESSGSKRRRIMKDDEDEDEDEDDNDEEDDDGYMPADSFDNDEEEEEEEEETDSIPFPLEGKYKDEKDREKLELLPEMERESILFERSQQMQKYQERKLLRQHAKSIKQQQQLQREGSKSTRASTRSSRTTGHSDLKQSKLSELKKQRAKKSGNYEFSDNESEDDYRSEDDSRGRRRRGDYDDEEEEESEYDEEEDDYDLGYEKSKTRGRERADIHEVEWAEDDNLDRESSLDDYNKIQIGRSFVAKFCFYPHFNKIVEGCYGRVNIGKDKHTGNSMYRMVKIERVFLQKPYNMGKFFTNQYFGVTQGKDRKIFQMSYFSDSPVTQPEYERYLLSLEKYDITQPSPYILNNKSKAVNEFVCEPLTPKLMDDIVRNRMVFNKKLSGTNAVMEKQVLKEKLQFSKQSGDIESESKYANQLKALEKRLSSYEKHHENDQNDIKTLGALTSKNRKLNIDRIRHAETIKREEGVNKVDAKSDPFSRLKTRTKIYYQEIQQEENEKAREEAKRQLEVDQEAEEQKKKELLLAKFRRLGGLEEIIGSLDLKLHIDI; encoded by the coding sequence ATGTCtgatttggatgatgatttaTTGGCTTTAGCCGGTGCCGGAACTgacgaggaagaagaggatgaaTTCCTATCAACATCCAAAAAGCACGCTAGCAAGGAGTCATCCGGAAGCAAAAGAAGGCGTATAATGaaagacgatgaagatgaagatgaagatgaagatgacaaTGATGAGGAGGATGACGATGGATATATGCCAGCGGACTCTTTCGACAATgacgaggaagaagaagaagaagaagaagaaacagacTCAATCCCCTTTCCGTTGGAAGGTAAATACAAGGATGAGAAAGATCGTGAAAAGCTAGAACTGTTGCCGGAAATGGAAAGAGAATCCATTCTCTTCGAAAGATCACAACAGATGCAAAAGTATCAAGAACGCAAATTGTTGAGGCAACATGCGAAATCCATcaagcaacaacaacaactgCAAAGGGAGGGTTCAAAATCGACCCGTGCCTCTACTAGATCCTCAAGAACCACTGGTCATTCTGATTTGAAACAATCTAAGCTTTCAGAACTTAAGAAACAAAGGGCTAAAAAGAGTGGAAATTATGAATTTAGTGACAACGAGTCTGAAGATGATTACAGAAGCGAAGATGATAGCCGTGgccgaagaagaagaggcGATTATGAcgacgaagaagaggaagagtCGGAATAcgatgaggaagaagatgactATGATCTGGGCTatgaaaaatcaaagacCCGCGGAAGAGAGCGCGCAGATATTCATGAAGTAGAATGGGCTGAAGATGACAATTTGGACAGGGAGTCTTCCCTTGATGATTATAATAAAATACAAATTGGCCGTTCCTTTGTCGCTAAATTTTGCTTCTATCCCCATTTCAACAAGATAGTGGAAGGATGCTACGGTAGAGTGAACATTGGTAAGGACAAGCACACAGGTAATTCAATGTATCGTATGGTAAAAATTGAACGTGTATTTTTACAAAAACCATACAACATGGGTAAATTCTTTACTAATCAATATTTTGGTGTCACTCAAGGCAAAGACAGAAAAATTTTCCAGATGAGCTATTTCAGTGATAGTCCTGTCACTCAACCAGAATACGAGCGTTATTTactttctttggaaaaataCGACATTACACAGCCTTCACCCTATATTCTAAATAACAAGTCCAAGGCAGTAAATGAATTCGTATGCGAACCTCTCACACCGAAATTGATGGACGATATCGTTCGTAATAGAATGGTATTCAATAAGAAACTTTCAGGTACAAATGCTGTCATGGAAAAACAAGTgctcaaagaaaaactgcAATTCTCTAAACAATCTGGCGATATTGAGAGTGAAAGTAAATATGCTAACCAACTTAAAGCATTAGAAAAGAGACTAAGTTCCTATGAGAAGCATCATGAAAACGATCAGAATGACATAAAGACCTTGGGTGCTTTAACATCCAAGAAcagaaaattgaatattgaTCGAATCAGACACGCAGAAACAATCAAGAGAGAAGAAGGTGTAAATAAAGTGGATGCCAAGAGTGATCCATTCAGTAGACTaaaaacaagaacaaagatCTACTACCAAGAAATTCAACAggaagaaaacgaaaaggcaagagaagaagctaAAAGGCAACTAGAAGTTGACcaagaagctgaagaacaaaagaaaaaggaattACTGCTTGCTAAATTCAGACGTCTTGGTGGCCtcgaagaaatcattgGTTCTCTAGATCTAAAATTACACATAGATATTTAA
- the TAD1 gene encoding tRNA-specific adenosine deaminase (similar to uniprot|P53065 Saccharomyces cerevisiae YGL243W TAD1 tRNA-specific adenosine deaminase deaminates adenosine-37 to inosine in tRNA-Ala), producing MAVIADRIAASVISAYDKLPKSGKPGIRSNGVTEWTVLSGIVAFDELNDRYEPISLGTGVKATPNEELQRSNGQIVHDCHAEVICLRAFNALLLKEICDLQNGQKSFLIEKSADGYKVKDVWKFAMYISRIPCGDASMNLLEAEDKSECENCQQVGNIFINGQYVHPEIDTIIRGRANYKLRKVVRTKPGRADSKITLSKSCSDKLTMKQMISICNALTWSLLQSPVYLEWIVLPKQYQYEQVQLEDTFWLRLKNQQFLPFKFLFCNETFSADRTNLSQQPSLSSCVSLYGSNEAVSEVILNGVKNGFYVKGKKPLRKGCQSIISRCAQWSAFKKIKAMPSDTDYYGFKSSVVDRNHIISKAKATLSASGWISTCRDNCI from the coding sequence ATGGCAGTCATTGCAGATAGAATTGCGGCTAGCGTCATAAGTGCATATGATAAATTACCTAAATCTGGCAAACCGGGAATCCGATCTAATGGAGTGACGGAGTGGACTGTTTTATCAGGTATTGTCGCGTTTGATGAGCTCAATGACAGGTATGAGCCGATTTCACTTGGCACTGGCGTAAAAGCTACTCCGAACGAAGAGCTGCAAAGGAGTAACGGGCAAATAGTACATGATTGTCATGCTGAAGTTATATGTTTACGCGCTTTTAATGCACTGTTGCTGAAGGAAATATGTGATCTACAGAATGGCCAGAAATCATTTTTAATAGAGAAATCAGCCGATGGCTACAAGGTTAAAGATGTTTGGAAATTTGCCATGTACATCTCACGCATACCCTGTGGTGATGCGAGCATGAATTTACTGGAAGCAGAAGATAAGTCAGAATGCGAAAATTGTCAGCAAGTGGGAAATATCTTTATTAATGGGCAATACGTTCATCCCGAAATCGATACAATTATCAGGGGACGCGCAAACTACAAATTGAGGAAAGTTGTTCGAACAAAACCCGGTCGTGCAGACTCAAAGATAACACTTTCGAAATCGTGCTCGGACAAATTAACAATGAAGCAGATGATTTCAATCTGCAATGCTTTAACCTGGTCACTTCTGCAATCACCTGTATATTTAGAATGGATTGTTCTGCCAAAGCAGTACCAGTACGAGCAAGTACAGTTAGAAGATACATTTTGGTTAAGATTAAAGAATCAGCAATTCTTGCCCTTTaagtttttattttgtaaTGAGACTTTTTCTGCTGATCGAACCAACTTATCTCAACAACCTTCTTTGAGTTCTTGTGTATCGTTATATGGCTCGAACGAAGCAGTATCAGAGGTAATACTAAATGGGGTCAAAAATGGATTCTATGTCAAAGGCAAGAAACCACTTCGAAAAGGTTGCCAATCAATTATCAGTAGATGTGCACAGTGGTCTGCcttcaaaaagataaaagCCATGCCCTCTGATACGGATTACTATGGCTTCAAATCAAGCGTTGTTGATCGAAACCACATTATTTCCAAAGCGAAAGCCACGCTCTCTGCTAGTGGCTGGATATCAACCTGCAGAGATAATTGCATATGA
- the GUS1 gene encoding glutamate--tRNA ligase GUS1 (highly similar to uniprot|P46655 Saccharomyces cerevisiae YGL245W GUS1 Glutamyl-tRNA synthetase (GluRS) forms a complex with methionyl-tRNA synthetase (Mes1p) and Arc1p complex formation increases the catalytic efficiency of both tRNA synthetases and ensures their correct localization to the cytoplasm): MSASLIIGAKAPVIAYPELIAARKVNASKGDNTIEISFVEDKKAAAASFNGETEDVLTKLSAAYPDILNDNSDSSAEWIEFGAKQLVIKNFQQLAESLAKLNAHLNLRTYILNTLEPSLADIAVWGYLRSNGMVGSIIKNKVYINVSRWYSTFELIPEFGQAHEFLTKSLQELKKASNVNKKKETHKANFEIGLPDAKVGEVVTRFPPEPSGYLHIGHAKAALLNQYFAQAYKGKLIIRFDDTNPSKEKEEFQDSILEDLELLGIKGDRITYSSDYFQEMYDYCVQMIKEGKAYCDDTPTERMREERTEGIPSSRRERTVEENLKIFTEEMKNGTEEGLKNCVRAKIDYEALNKAMRDPVIYRCNLTPHHRTGTAWKIYPTYDFCVPIVDSLEGVTHALRTIEYRDRNPQYDWMLNALHLRKVHIWDFARVNFVRTLLSKRKLQWLVDKDIVSNWDDPRFPTVRGVRRRGMTIEGLRNFVLSQGPSRNVINLEWNLIWSFNKKVIDPVAPRHTAIVSPVKVHLEGDDVPQTPNVEMKLKHKKNPAIGEKKVIYYKDIVIDEEDAKLLSEGEEVTLMDWGNAIITKKNDDGSFNAKLHLEGDFKTTKFKLTWLADTDDKVEADLVDFDHLISKDKLEEGENFEDFLTPKTEFHTTAYADLNVKDMKVGDIIQFERKGYFRLDSLPKDGKPYVFFTIPDGKSVNKYGAKK; this comes from the coding sequence ATGTCCGCTTCCCTTATCATAGGTGCTAAAGCACCAGTGATCGCTTATCCAGAGTTGATCGCGGCACGCAAAGTTAACGCTTCTAAAGGTGATAACACTATCgaaatctcttttgttgaagataaGAAAGCCGCAGCAGCTTCTTTCAATGGTGAGACTGAGGACGTCTTGACGAAGCTCAGCGCTGCTTACCCAGATATTCTGAACGACAATTCTGATTCCTCTGCTGAATGGATTGAATTTGGTGCTAAGCAACTTGTCATCAAGAATTTCCAACAACTTGCTGAATCTTTGGCTAAGTTAAACGCTCATTTGAACCTTAGAACATACATTTTGAATACATTGGAACCTTCTTTGGCTGATATTGCTGTATGGGGTTACTTAAGATCTAATGGTATGGTTGGTTCTATCATCAAGAACAAGGTTTACATCAACGTCTCCCGTTGGTACTCCACTTTTGAGTTAATTCCAGAATTCGGTCAAGCTCATGAATTTTTGACTAAGTCTttacaagaattgaagaaggcCTCAAATGTtaacaagaagaaggaaactCACAAGGCCAACTTCGAAATCGGTTTACCAGACGCTAAGGTCGGCGAAGTTGTCACTCGTTTCCCACCTGAACCTTCTGGATATTTGCACATTGGACATGCTAAGGCAGCCTTGTTGAACCAGTACTTTGCTCAGGCCTACAAAGGTAAGTTGATCATCAGATTTGATGATACCAATCCATCcaaggaaaaggaagaattcCAAGACTCTATCTTGGAAGATTTAGAACTATTGGGTATTAAGGGTGACAGAATCACTTACTCCTCAGACtatttccaagaaatgtACGACTACTGTGTTCAAATGATCAAAGAAGGTAAGGCTTACTGTGACGACACTCCAACTGAAAGGATGAGAGAAGAACGTACTGAAGGTATTCCATCAAgcagaagagaaagaactgtggaagaaaatttgaagatcttCACTGAAGAGATGAAGAATGGTACAGAGGAAGGTTTGAAGAACTGTGTCCGTGCTAAGATTGACTATGAAGCTCTGAACAAGGCCATGAGAGACCCTGTCATTTACAGATGCAATTTGACGCCACATCATAGAACTGGTACTGCATGGAAGATCTACCCTACATACGACTTCTGTGTTCCTATTGTTGACTCCTTGGAGGGTGTTACTCACGCTTTGCGTACTATTGAGTACAGAGATCGTAACCCACAATATGACTGGATGTTAAATGCCCTTCATTTAAGAAAGGTTCACATTTGGGATTTCGCTCGTGTCAATTTTGTTAGAACACTGTTGTCCAAGAGAAAGTTGCAATGGTTGGTCGACAAGGACATTGTATCTAACTGGGATGATCCAAGATTCCCAACCGTCAGAGGTGTTAGAAGAAGAGGTATGACCATTGAAGGTTTGAGAAACTTTGTTTTGTCTCAAGGTCCATCCAGAAATGTTATTAACTTGGAATGGAACTTGATTTGGTCATTTAACAAAAAGGTTATTGATCCAGTTGCCCCAAGGCACACTGCTATTGTTTCCCCAGTTAAAGTACACTTGGAAGGTGATGACGTGCCTCAAACACCAAACGTTGAAATGAAGTTAAAACACAAGAAAAACCCTGCTATcggtgaaaagaaggtcATCTACTACAAGGATATAGTtattgacgaagaagatgctAAATTGTTATCTGAAGGTGAAGAGGTTACTCTAATGGACTGGGGTAATGCTATCATCACCAAGAAAAACGATGATGGTTCCTTCAACGCTAAACTTCATTTGGAAGGTGACTTCAAGACCACTAAATTCAAGTTAACCTGGTTGGCTGATACCGACGACAAGGTCGAAGCTGATTTGGTTGACTTTGACCACTTAATCTCTAAAGATAAGTTGGAAGAAGGCGAAAACTTCGAAGACTTCCTAACTCCTAAAACTGAATTCCACACTACAGCTTACGCTGATTTAAATGTTAAAGACATGAAGGTTGGTGACATCATTCAGTTCGAGAGAAAGGGTTACTTCAGATTGGACTCTCTACCAAAGGATGGAAAGCCATATGTTTTCTTTACCATTCCTGATGGTAAATCCGTCAACAAGTATGGTgcaaagaaatga
- the RMD8 gene encoding Rmd8p (weakly similar to uniprot|P43620 Saccharomyces cerevisiae YFR048W RMD8 Cytosolic protein required for sporulation): MSVIDDRNTAVPMSRSLSRRSPSILVTDARSNKNRPSAPFAGHAAGMRNVSSVPRSAASSGGKTDSKGSRVRRRGYDMHGDKKSISSRFSDVSMDNLLLDVSDVPSGRRQERLSTSSYDMFPRNRQRGTHITKMINPLPTRTSKTSQKLVLIPDEAHDSRNINQFRKRANKTQRAKSSSKTKMDKEVDLPRITAYNVAEGFNLSLTSTFMKQTHDVLPRLYDECLYVPYTLPLLPGKDGFRIKSNISKKTQGGKSIIDYLIDTSERRDHHYEYFSGVETLEDVNNNYELDEGGVTNNLNAENTPDHLPNPPVNTSVSFDPSEPQYFAEENNAEAELEAFNEINGKTSLFQQQHAEIFIFSYGVVVFWNFTEIQEKNILGDISFSSYKNMVLKPLDEQDIEIESFHFEYDMDTERPRIFNDIVTLRSGDHLTALTLSHAIAQSVKLSRFEARIVPIFGSVSKLPKRLALYGTLGLKREQLLKKSGKLFKLRVDVNLSSSVLDTPEFFWSFEPSLHSLYQAMREYLEIDPRVQVLNDRCKVFLEFFDICVDSIAERNMARITWWFITIIFISVLISIVEILVRYFIIKKHTGT; this comes from the coding sequence ATGTCAGTCATTGATGATAGAAACACAGCGGTTCCTATGAGCAGATCCTTATCGAGAAGATCGCCAAGTATCTTGGTAACAGATGCACGTTCTAACAAGAATCGTCCGTCTGCACCCTTTGCGGGCCATGCTGCCGGTATGAGGAACGTAAGTTCAGTGCCAAGATCTGCGGCTAGCTCAGGCGGGAAAACAGACTCTAAAGGAAGTAGAGTACGAAGAAGAGGATACGATATGCATGGAGACAAGAAATCCATTAGTAGTCGCTTCAGCGATGTGTCTATGGATAACCTTTTATTGGATGTCAGTGATGTTCCGTCAGGTAGACGTCAGGAACGTTTATCTACATCCTCATATGACATGTTTCCTCGAAATAGGCAAAGAGGAACTCATATCACCAAAATGATCAATCCTTTACCGACAAGAACTTCTAAGACGTCTCAGAAACTTGTGTTGATTCCGGATGAAGCCCATGACAGTAGAAATATAAACCAGTTTAGAAAGCGTGCAAATAAAACTCAGAGAGCGAAATCAAGTTCTAAGACCAAAATGGATAAAGAAGTTGATCTACCGAGAATAACAGCATACAATGTTGCTGAGGGATTCAACCTATCTTTAACCTCAACCTTCATGAAGCAGACCCATGATGTACTACCAAGGTTATACGACGAATGTTTATACGTACCGTATACTCTTCCCTTATTGCCTGGCAAGGATGGTTTCAGAATTAAATCAAACATATCAAAAAAGACCCAAGGAGGTAAGTCAATCATTGACTATTTAATAGATACCAGCGAGAGAAGAGATCATCATTATGAATATTTTTCGGGAGTCGAAACGCTTGAAGATGTTAACAATAACTACGAGTTAGACGAAGGGGGAGTAACAAATAATTTAAATGCCGAGAATACACCAGATCATCTACCGAATCCGCCAGTCAATACTTCTGTGTCCTTCGACCCAAGTGAGCCACAATATTTTGCTGAGGAGAATAATGCAGAAGCGGAACTGGAGGCTTTCAATGAGATTAATGGTAAAACTTCATTATTTCAACAGCAACATGCGGAAATCTTCATATTCAGTTATGGTGTAGTTGTGTTCTGGAATTTCACtgaaattcaagaaaaaaacatCCTAGGTGACATCTCGTTTTCATCTTATAAGAACATGGTGCTGAAACCTTTAGATGAACAAGATATCGAGATTGAAAGCTTCCATTTCGAATATGACATGGATACGGAAAGACCTCGTATTTTTAATGACATAGTGACTTTGAGGTCCGGAGACCACTTAACAGCCTTAACATTGTCCCATGCCATAGCTCAATCGGTCAAACTATCGAGATTTGAAGCGCGCATAGTTCCGATCTTCGGGTCAGTCTCTAAATTGCCTAAAAGACTTGCTTTGTATGGTACCTTGGGGTTGAAAAGGGAAcaattattgaagaaatcaggTAAGCTATTCAAGTTACGCGTCGATGTTAACCTATCATCCAGTGTACTTGACACCCCAGAGTTTTTCTGGTCCTTTGAACCAAGTTTGCACTCTTTGTATCAAGCAATGAGAGAATATTTAGAAATTGATCCTCGTGTTCAAGTTTTAAACGATCGTTGTAAAGTATTTTTAGAGTTTTTCGATATATGTGTCGATTCAATTGCTGAACGGAATATGGCCCGTATCACCTGGTGGTTTATTACAATCATATTCATCAGCGTTTTGATTTCCATTGTGGAAATTTTGGTACGCTATTTCATTATTAAGAAACACACTGGTACATAA